The following are encoded together in the Arcobacter aquimarinus genome:
- a CDS encoding (Fe-S)-binding protein: MAIKKFDYTAISDDCVKCGKCKPVCTIFNINQDEATSPRGFIDLLGAYKRDELELDKTAKDIFESCFLCTNCVEVCPNDLPTDMIIEQVRSDIAQKYGIAWYKRLFFYLLRHRKTMDLLSKMGWMFQTCALKIDKAKQSALPRFSLPIVKKDRALPFADSTSFLNKYPANIKALNKKEEVDKKNKVAIFIGCMSNYTYTNTGDSLVKILKKLELDIMIPKKQLCCGAPAYFTGAFDTVDYLVKHNIEYFESWIDEVDAVIIPEATCSAMINKDWEHYLHDQPEWKERATKISSKIFLATKWLENNTDLRNMLANTGKKFDQLVTYHDPCHAKKMQGVWQEPRNLLKQNYVLTEMSDSNRCCGFGGVTMQTEKYDFAKAAGAPKAAMIRDTKAQIVSAECSACRMQITNSLHLANVDVQFKNPIELIAEALED; this comes from the coding sequence GTGGCTATAAAAAAATTTGATTACACAGCTATTAGTGATGACTGTGTAAAATGTGGAAAATGTAAACCTGTTTGTACAATCTTTAATATAAATCAAGATGAAGCTACAAGTCCTAGAGGATTTATAGATTTATTGGGAGCTTATAAAAGAGATGAATTAGAATTAGATAAAACTGCAAAAGATATATTTGAATCATGTTTTTTATGTACAAACTGCGTAGAAGTTTGTCCTAATGATTTACCAACTGATATGATAATAGAACAAGTTCGTTCAGATATTGCTCAAAAATATGGAATAGCTTGGTATAAAAGATTGTTTTTTTATTTATTAAGACATAGAAAAACTATGGATTTATTATCAAAAATGGGTTGGATGTTTCAAACTTGTGCTTTAAAAATAGATAAAGCGAAGCAATCAGCATTGCCTAGATTTTCACTTCCTATTGTAAAAAAAGATAGAGCATTACCATTTGCAGATAGTACGAGTTTTTTAAATAAATATCCAGCAAATATAAAAGCTTTAAATAAGAAAGAAGAAGTTGACAAAAAAAACAAAGTTGCAATTTTTATTGGTTGTATGAGTAACTATACTTATACAAATACGGGTGATTCATTAGTAAAAATTCTGAAAAAACTAGAATTAGATATTATGATTCCTAAAAAACAATTGTGCTGTGGTGCACCTGCGTATTTTACAGGAGCATTTGATACAGTTGATTATTTAGTAAAACACAATATTGAATATTTTGAATCATGGATAGATGAAGTTGATGCTGTGATTATTCCAGAAGCAACATGTAGTGCTATGATAAATAAAGATTGGGAACACTATTTACACGATCAACCTGAATGGAAAGAAAGAGCCACTAAAATTTCTTCTAAAATTTTCTTAGCAACAAAATGGCTTGAAAATAATACAGATTTAAGAAATATGCTAGCAAATACAGGTAAAAAATTTGACCAACTTGTTACTTATCATGACCCATGTCACGCTAAAAAAATGCAAGGTGTTTGGCAAGAACCAAGAAATCTTTTAAAACAAAATTATGTTTTAACTGAAATGAGCGATTCAAATAGATGTTGTGGATTTGGTGGAGTTACTATGCAAACTGAAAAATATGATTTTGCTAAAGCAGCAGGTGCTCCAAAAGCAGCAATGATAAGAGATACTAAAGCTCAAATTGTAAGTGCCGAATGTAGTGCATGTAGAATGCAAATAACAAATTCTTTACATTTAGCAAATGTTGACGTGCAATTTAAAAATCCTATTGAATTAATTGCTGAAGCATTGGAAGATTAA
- the rraA gene encoding ribonuclease E activity regulator RraA translates to MGFFTADLCDNFSEKTEVLGPDFKFYGGNKKFKGEIITVKLDKNNKDLAALLKNNNGVGKVVVVDVNMRYFAVVGDNLMKFANDNKYEGIIVNGYVRDTITTKEFDIGLVAKGTCPRKYIPVQDGQIGVPLVIDEVEVNSGDYIYVDVDGIVICKEKLV, encoded by the coding sequence ATGGGATTTTTTACAGCTGATTTATGTGATAACTTTAGTGAAAAAACTGAAGTTTTAGGACCTGATTTTAAGTTTTATGGCGGTAATAAAAAATTTAAAGGAGAAATAATAACTGTTAAATTAGATAAAAACAATAAAGATTTAGCTGCTTTATTAAAAAACAATAATGGAGTTGGAAAAGTTGTTGTAGTTGATGTAAACATGAGATATTTTGCAGTTGTAGGTGATAATTTAATGAAATTTGCTAATGATAATAAATATGAAGGAATTATTGTAAATGGTTATGTACGAGATACGATTACTACTAAAGAATTTGATATTGGATTAGTTGCAAAAGGAACTTGTCCTAGAAAATATATTCCTGTACAAGATGGACAAATTGGTGTTCCTTTAGTTATTGATGAAGTTGAAGTGAATTCAGGTGATTATATTTATGTTGATGTAGATGGAATAGTTATTTGTAAAGAGAAGTTGGTGTAA
- the polA gene encoding DNA polymerase I yields MKKTITVIDTFGFLFRSYFALPPLRSREGFPTGLLTGFINFISNIGKDFQTDYIVFALDAKGNTFRNELYDEYKAHRPDVPEDLLKQLPIAISWIEQMGFKTAIRTGFEADDIVASIAHDAKQKDLEVRIVSHDKDLYQLIDDDKVYLFDPTKKVIINEDKCFEKYGVHPSQFTDYQSLLGDSADNIPGVKGIGAKTAEALIKEFGTLENIYENIENITKKRTKELLLEGKEMAFISKKLVTLSTDCHVIDNLDEFVLPVENPILRISDILIKYDMHKILEKVNKNGMSYKTEIPKEVKKEDKIEYILLDNEHNLSLVINTIPRDSIISFDTETTDIDVTKAKIVGFSFAFEENKAYYVPIAHSYLGVGNQISKEAAYQAIVQLNRYKLVLQNFKYDYQVIKHNFDIELKLYADTMILSWLLNTNEKVGLDYQIDKHFRHKMISFSDVVKKGENFSNVEISKACEYAAEDALMTLKLFNRQLEIFKEKNEEEILKLAFDVEFDFIYVLAEMENNGIKIDVELLKEYKEKSNKYISELTSKIHEISGVEFNINSTKQLGVVLFETLGLPTSKKTKTGYSTDEAVLSSLVNEHPVIPLLLKYREAYKLQSTYIEPLLELGLKNKDNRIHTSFLHTGTATGRLSSKNPNLQNIPVGSDSLLQIRQAFIPENGYKLVGVDYSQIELRLLAHFSQDDALVEAFKNDLDIHYQTAVKIFGAELAKEKRNIAKSINFGLLYGMGSKKLGDTLGIPSKEAKLYIDSYFEAFKSVKDYLKSIEDFAYTNGYVKTLLNRKRLFDFDSANAMMKAAYLREAVNTLFQGSAADLIKLSMVKIYEKYKNNNNMRLLLQIHDELIFEIKEEVLEDVSNDLKAIMEKIYSLNVPLKVSVAIGDSWQELK; encoded by the coding sequence ATGAAAAAAACAATTACAGTAATAGATACATTTGGCTTTTTATTTAGAAGTTATTTTGCACTTCCACCATTACGTTCAAGAGAAGGTTTCCCAACAGGACTTTTAACAGGTTTTATTAATTTTATATCAAATATTGGAAAAGATTTTCAAACAGATTATATTGTTTTTGCACTTGATGCAAAAGGAAATACTTTTAGAAATGAGCTTTATGATGAATATAAAGCACATAGACCTGATGTTCCAGAAGATTTACTAAAACAACTTCCAATTGCAATTTCTTGGATTGAACAAATGGGATTTAAAACTGCAATTAGAACAGGATTTGAAGCAGATGATATAGTTGCTTCAATTGCTCATGATGCAAAACAAAAAGATTTAGAAGTAAGAATTGTTTCTCACGATAAAGATTTATATCAATTAATAGATGATGATAAAGTTTATTTATTTGACCCAACAAAAAAAGTAATTATTAATGAAGATAAATGTTTTGAAAAGTATGGAGTTCATCCTTCTCAATTTACTGATTATCAATCATTATTAGGGGATAGTGCTGATAATATTCCAGGAGTAAAAGGAATTGGAGCAAAAACAGCAGAAGCTTTAATCAAAGAGTTTGGAACTTTAGAAAATATTTATGAAAATATTGAAAATATTACTAAAAAAAGAACTAAAGAGTTACTTCTTGAAGGTAAAGAGATGGCATTTATCTCTAAAAAACTTGTAACTTTATCAACAGATTGTCATGTGATTGATAATCTTGATGAGTTTGTCTTACCTGTTGAAAATCCAATTTTAAGAATTAGTGATATTTTAATCAAATATGATATGCACAAAATTTTAGAAAAAGTAAATAAAAATGGAATGTCTTATAAAACAGAAATCCCAAAAGAGGTAAAAAAAGAGGATAAAATCGAGTATATTTTACTTGATAATGAACATAATTTATCTTTAGTTATAAATACAATTCCAAGGGATTCTATAATCTCTTTTGATACTGAAACTACAGATATCGATGTGACAAAAGCTAAAATTGTAGGCTTTTCTTTTGCTTTTGAAGAAAACAAAGCATATTATGTTCCAATTGCACATTCATATTTAGGTGTAGGAAATCAAATCTCAAAAGAGGCAGCTTATCAAGCTATTGTTCAATTAAATAGATATAAATTAGTTTTACAAAATTTTAAATATGATTATCAAGTAATTAAACATAATTTTGACATTGAACTTAAACTTTATGCAGATACTATGATTTTATCATGGCTTTTAAATACAAATGAAAAAGTAGGGCTTGATTATCAGATTGATAAACATTTTAGACATAAAATGATTAGTTTTTCTGATGTTGTAAAAAAAGGTGAAAATTTTTCAAATGTAGAAATTTCAAAAGCATGTGAATATGCTGCAGAAGATGCATTAATGACTTTAAAATTATTTAATAGACAGCTAGAAATTTTTAAAGAAAAAAATGAAGAAGAGATTTTAAAATTAGCATTTGATGTTGAATTTGATTTTATTTATGTTCTTGCTGAAATGGAAAATAATGGAATAAAAATTGATGTTGAACTTCTAAAAGAGTATAAAGAAAAAAGTAATAAATATATTAGTGAATTAACTTCTAAAATACATGAAATAAGTGGTGTTGAATTTAATATAAACTCGACTAAACAATTAGGTGTAGTTTTATTTGAAACTTTAGGTTTACCAACATCTAAAAAAACAAAAACTGGATATAGTACAGATGAAGCAGTTTTAAGCAGTTTAGTAAATGAACATCCTGTAATTCCTTTACTTTTAAAATATAGAGAAGCTTATAAATTACAATCAACTTATATTGAACCTTTATTAGAACTTGGTTTAAAAAATAAAGATAATAGAATACATACTTCATTTTTACATACAGGAACTGCAACAGGAAGATTAAGTTCAAAAAATCCAAATTTACAAAATATTCCAGTTGGAAGTGATTCTTTATTACAAATTAGACAAGCATTTATTCCTGAAAATGGCTATAAATTAGTGGGAGTAGATTATTCTCAAATTGAATTAAGACTTTTAGCTCATTTTAGTCAAGATGATGCTTTAGTTGAAGCATTCAAAAATGATTTAGATATCCACTATCAAACAGCTGTAAAAATTTTTGGAGCAGAATTAGCAAAAGAGAAAAGGAATATTGCAAAATCTATAAACTTTGGATTATTATATGGAATGGGAAGTAAAAAACTTGGTGATACTTTAGGAATTCCATCTAAAGAAGCTAAACTTTATATCGACTCATATTTTGAAGCTTTTAAAAGTGTAAAGGATTATTTAAAATCTATTGAAGATTTTGCTTATACAAATGGTTATGTAAAAACATTATTAAATAGAAAAAGATTGTTTGATTTTGATTCTGCAAATGCAATGATGAAAGCTGCATATTTAAGGGAAGCTGTAAATACATTATTTCAAGGAAGTGCTGCTGATTTGATTAAGCTTTCTATGGTAAAAATATATGAAAAATATAAAAATAACAATAATATGAGATTGCTTTTACAAATTCATGACGAATTAATTTTTGAAATAAAAGAGGAAGTTCTAGAAGATGTATCTAACGATTTAAAGGCAATTATGGAAAAAATATATAGTTTAAATGTTCCATTGAAAGTTTCAGTTGCTATTGGTGATTCTTGGCAAGAACTTAAATAA
- a CDS encoding gamma-glutamylcyclotransferase has protein sequence MYLFGFGSLINLSSAQKSFKRVLTQNDLISVKIKGYERVWNAIESIKFEDGIVNGVFLNIQKNENSILYGVVIKITEEELEVLKLREKNYSCIIIKKESILTKNIDDDLIAFMTTKEDKLAKKDDKNSFIPLKYTQIVKDALENYDEEFKENFEQIFENYPFVLKAGDYSFTDPTQNKAAREGTKNYNDSK, from the coding sequence ATGTATTTATTTGGTTTTGGCTCTTTAATAAATCTATCTTCAGCTCAAAAATCTTTTAAAAGGGTATTAACTCAAAATGATTTAATAAGTGTAAAAATAAAAGGTTATGAAAGAGTTTGGAATGCTATTGAATCAATAAAGTTTGAAGATGGTATTGTAAATGGAGTTTTTTTAAATATACAAAAAAATGAAAATTCTATTTTATATGGAGTTGTAATAAAAATTACAGAAGAAGAGCTAGAAGTTTTAAAACTTAGAGAAAAAAACTACAGTTGTATAATTATAAAAAAAGAGTCTATATTAACAAAAAATATAGATGATGATTTAATAGCTTTTATGACTACAAAAGAAGATAAATTAGCAAAAAAAGATGACAAAAATTCTTTTATTCCTTTAAAATATACCCAAATAGTAAAAGATGCTTTAGAAAATTATGATGAAGAGTTTAAAGAAAATTTTGAACAAATTTTTGAGAATTATCCATTTGTTTTAAAAGCAGGAGATTATAGTTTTACAGATCCTACACAAAATAAAGCAGCAAGAGAAGGAACAAAAAATTACAATGATTCAAAATAG
- the ovoA gene encoding 5-histidylcysteine sulfoxide synthase, with translation MNYIKNSVNLNTGSIEEKREEIKKQFLQTYELDEKLFDLLKEKDFIYEQPNRLRHPLIFYYGHTATFFINKLILANIIKQRVNPEFESIFAIGVDEMSWDDLNSGNYKWPKFEEIKDYRQKVKNIILKLIDNIEFTIPINWDSSMWIILMGIEHENIHIETSSVLLRELDIKYLKKDEIFTYSNESSNDYPINELIDVKGGAVILQKDRKNPIFYGWDNEFSYHASKIDDFKASKYLVSNGEFLEFVKEDGYNKPEFFSKEGREWLGYTNAKHPTFWIKEDENYFLREINRVVSLPLNYPVDVNLYEAEAFCKYKSQKLGIEVRLPSEDEYYRLYDFVDAGNKEANIGLIQFNQSPVNKYKFDEFYDVVGNVWQWTLTPIYPFDDFVPHPIYDDFTTPTYDDRHALIKGGSFISLGNETLKESRYAFRKHFFQHAGFRYVNSSNEYRTKLNDNVYETDELISQYCEFHYGNENFGVKNFCVNSVELLNPYIKNIKTSKALDLGCSVGRASFELAKTFDEVLGIDFSANFINVGVKLKNYDSLIYKIKKEGELFEEKSVSLKDLGLEQIKNKVSFMQGDACNLKDIYSGFDLVFCSNLIDRLYYPQKFLDDIPSRINKDGLLVLLSPYTWLEDYTPKENWLGGYIKDNKEISTLDSLKNNLSSQFELLDIIDVPFVIKETARKYQHTISQMTIWKKKD, from the coding sequence ATGAATTATATAAAAAATAGTGTAAATTTAAATACAGGTTCAATAGAAGAAAAAAGAGAAGAGATAAAAAAACAGTTTTTACAAACTTATGAGCTAGATGAAAAACTATTTGATTTATTAAAAGAGAAAGATTTTATTTATGAACAACCAAATAGATTAAGACATCCTTTGATTTTTTATTATGGGCATACAGCCACATTTTTTATAAATAAATTGATTTTAGCAAATATAATAAAACAAAGAGTTAATCCTGAATTTGAATCAATATTTGCCATTGGTGTTGATGAAATGAGTTGGGATGATTTAAATTCTGGAAATTATAAATGGCCAAAATTTGAAGAGATAAAAGATTATAGACAAAAAGTTAAAAACATAATTTTAAAGTTGATTGATAATATAGAGTTTACTATTCCTATAAATTGGGATTCTTCTATGTGGATAATTTTGATGGGAATTGAACATGAAAATATTCATATAGAAACGAGTTCTGTTTTACTTAGAGAACTTGATATTAAATATTTAAAAAAAGATGAAATTTTTACGTATTCAAATGAATCTTCAAATGATTATCCAATAAATGAATTAATAGATGTAAAAGGTGGAGCTGTTATTTTACAAAAGGATAGAAAAAATCCTATTTTTTATGGTTGGGATAATGAATTTTCATATCATGCGTCAAAAATAGATGATTTTAAAGCTTCTAAATATCTTGTTTCAAATGGAGAATTTTTAGAGTTTGTAAAAGAAGATGGTTATAACAAACCTGAATTTTTTTCAAAAGAGGGAAGAGAATGGTTAGGTTATACAAATGCAAAACATCCAACTTTTTGGATAAAAGAGGATGAAAACTATTTTTTAAGAGAGATAAATAGAGTAGTTTCTCTTCCACTTAATTATCCTGTAGATGTAAATTTATATGAAGCAGAAGCATTTTGTAAATATAAAAGTCAGAAACTAGGAATTGAAGTTAGACTTCCAAGTGAAGATGAGTATTATAGACTTTATGATTTTGTAGATGCAGGAAACAAAGAGGCAAATATTGGTTTAATTCAGTTTAATCAATCGCCTGTAAATAAGTATAAATTTGATGAGTTTTATGATGTTGTTGGAAATGTTTGGCAATGGACTTTAACACCTATTTATCCTTTTGACGATTTTGTTCCTCATCCTATTTATGATGATTTTACAACTCCAACTTATGATGATAGACACGCACTTATAAAAGGTGGCTCGTTTATTAGTTTAGGAAATGAGACTTTAAAAGAGTCAAGATATGCCTTTAGAAAACACTTTTTTCAACATGCAGGTTTTAGATATGTAAACTCTTCAAATGAGTATAGAACAAAATTAAATGATAATGTTTATGAAACTGATGAACTTATTTCTCAATATTGTGAGTTTCATTATGGAAATGAAAATTTTGGAGTTAAGAATTTTTGTGTAAATTCTGTTGAGTTATTAAATCCATATATAAAAAATATAAAAACTTCAAAAGCCTTAGATTTAGGTTGTTCTGTTGGAAGAGCATCTTTTGAATTAGCTAAAACTTTCGATGAAGTATTAGGAATAGATTTTAGTGCAAACTTTATAAACGTGGGAGTAAAATTAAAAAATTATGACTCATTAATTTATAAAATCAAAAAAGAGGGTGAATTATTTGAAGAAAAATCTGTTTCTTTAAAGGATTTAGGATTAGAACAAATTAAAAATAAAGTAAGCTTTATGCAAGGAGATGCTTGTAATTTAAAAGATATTTATAGTGGCTTTGATTTAGTTTTTTGTTCAAATCTAATAGATAGATTATACTATCCTCAAAAATTTTTAGATGATATTCCATCAAGAATAAATAAAGATGGTTTATTGGTTTTATTAAGCCCATATACTTGGCTAGAAGATTATACACCAAAAGAGAACTGGCTTGGTGGATATATAAAAGATAATAAAGAGATTAGCACTTTAGATAGTTTAAAAAATAATTTATCATCTCAATTTGAATTACTTGATATCATAGATGTACCTTTTGTTATAAAGGAAACAGCAAGAAAATATCAACATACTATTTCTCAAATGACTATTTGGAAGAAAAAAGATTAA
- the lgt gene encoding prolipoprotein diacylglyceryl transferase, protein MEFWQNIYSHFNPVAFNLGDIAVHWYGIMYALALLSAIFIAKWFIKKDKLPISNDLFDSYIWWAEIGVILGARIGYIIFYDTNPIYYLTHPWQIFNPYINGVYVGISGMSYHGAFFGFIIASYLFCRKNKISFWFVTDIAVLGVSAAYVFGRIGNFFNQELIGRTTDVPWAIYVDGILRHPSQIYEAILEGLIVFAILVYLRKRKTFDGQLALMYGILYSIARIIAEFFREPDYQLGFLYSNWLTMGILQSLIILGICIVIYMSKKKLNS, encoded by the coding sequence ATGGAATTTTGGCAAAATATCTATTCTCATTTTAATCCAGTTGCATTTAACTTAGGGGATATTGCTGTTCATTGGTATGGAATTATGTATGCTCTTGCTTTATTAAGTGCAATATTTATAGCTAAATGGTTTATAAAAAAAGACAAGCTTCCAATATCAAATGATTTGTTTGATTCGTATATTTGGTGGGCAGAAATTGGTGTAATTTTAGGAGCAAGAATTGGTTACATAATTTTTTATGATACAAATCCTATTTATTATTTAACTCATCCATGGCAAATATTCAATCCTTATATAAATGGTGTTTATGTAGGTATTTCAGGTATGAGTTATCATGGTGCATTTTTTGGATTTATAATCGCATCTTATTTATTTTGTAGAAAAAATAAAATATCTTTTTGGTTTGTAACAGACATTGCTGTACTTGGAGTTAGTGCAGCTTATGTATTTGGAAGAATTGGAAACTTTTTCAACCAAGAATTAATTGGTCGGACAACAGATGTTCCTTGGGCAATATATGTTGATGGTATTCTAAGACATCCTTCTCAAATTTATGAAGCAATACTTGAAGGATTAATTGTTTTTGCAATACTTGTTTATCTCAGAAAAAGAAAAACATTCGATGGTCAATTAGCATTAATGTATGGGATTTTATATTCTATAGCTAGGATCATAGCAGAATTCTTTAGAGAACCTGATTATCAATTAGGTTTTTTATATAGCAATTGGCTTACAATGGGAATATTACAATCTTTAATTATTTTAGGAATTTGTATAGTTATTTATATGAGCAAAAAAAAACTAAATAGTTAA
- a CDS encoding tetratricopeptide repeat protein, whose protein sequence is MIQNSCYIHLSKLCDSKRKTIDETCVIKKNSELFITYCEGDTLDKFESDINLISGNSSFFYFLKKKFFSMFISILSVLVILIAFLSVSIYEDFFKKIVFETPFSWEINDFISLFFVLVFFFGLLMMPSILEAEGNEFKKLISSWFNKDIRKLRKLELALSNFDKKTIIHLYNFDLENSEHWLWKIFTSRILNKFSNVNFYIRNDKLQNVTKRLNKFDILNIETIKPEIISKKCDVEMLLSSKEQKFYFLLQLCSTILLKQRDKKNFISLELFEYCGKNFIKEENDSKNQLIFGFQNFINRSFDDFKFLAQEKSLQIFFTSNVTYKDLSDEERRIAYYLRNHIEECISIFENPISLLILYYYVKDIVLDKKRTIKILEKFISSTKNTQQYELINYYWFEIAGYMFDFNDVNTFESSNNSYYRKLSIEALNNLAFLFERNGHFEQAILLNQYLYEINPNKYALNICSLYERMGQFEKAYETLPKKLNLGKNEKPSDIEIRYYQRKAAWIIISQRNEALKQEAIESLDKLEKLLFSHNDENEPLWLWHFYNIKANLNEWDENYDEAINFYKRCLAIPALGAFEYGATFVNMAISYRFKYILQKIKEEKIINKSIKLGRLGMILKESVGDRDEMPIVLHNFALNILYKISNDMDVTLCNEVLKATNEALEILERTKSIKRLGMVLIENYIVKCLLKIDIKDVVIKLESHIEFLGQSELNQLLNIYKEFEKNNKIKKLEFLDKLI, encoded by the coding sequence ATGATTCAAAATAGTTGTTATATACATTTGTCAAAATTATGTGATTCAAAAAGAAAAACTATTGATGAAACCTGTGTAATAAAAAAAAATAGTGAACTTTTTATTACCTATTGTGAAGGTGATACTTTAGATAAATTTGAATCAGATATAAATTTAATATCAGGGAATTCTTCTTTTTTCTATTTTTTGAAAAAGAAGTTTTTTTCTATGTTTATATCAATTCTTTCTGTTTTAGTTATATTAATAGCATTTTTATCTGTTTCTATTTATGAAGATTTTTTTAAGAAAATAGTTTTTGAAACACCTTTTTCTTGGGAAATTAATGATTTTATTTCTTTGTTTTTTGTACTTGTTTTTTTCTTTGGTCTTTTGATGATGCCATCTATTTTAGAAGCAGAGGGAAATGAATTTAAAAAATTAATATCTTCTTGGTTTAATAAAGATATTAGAAAATTAAGAAAATTAGAGTTAGCTTTATCAAATTTTGATAAGAAAACAATAATACATCTTTATAATTTTGATTTAGAAAATTCAGAACACTGGCTTTGGAAAATTTTTACAAGTAGAATTTTAAATAAATTCTCAAATGTAAATTTTTACATAAGAAATGACAAACTTCAGAATGTAACAAAAAGATTAAATAAGTTTGATATTTTAAATATTGAAACAATAAAACCAGAAATTATTTCTAAAAAATGTGATGTTGAAATGTTATTGTCTTCAAAAGAACAAAAATTTTATTTTTTATTGCAATTATGTTCTACAATTTTATTAAAACAAAGAGATAAGAAAAATTTTATCTCTTTAGAACTTTTTGAATATTGTGGAAAGAATTTTATAAAAGAAGAAAATGATTCGAAAAATCAATTGATTTTTGGTTTTCAAAACTTTATAAATCGAAGTTTTGATGATTTCAAGTTTTTAGCTCAAGAAAAATCTTTACAAATATTTTTTACTTCAAATGTTACATATAAAGATTTAAGTGATGAAGAAAGAAGAATTGCTTATTATTTAAGAAATCATATAGAAGAATGCATCTCTATTTTTGAAAATCCTATATCTCTTTTGATTTTATATTATTATGTAAAAGATATAGTTTTAGATAAAAAAAGAACTATAAAGATTTTAGAAAAATTTATCAGTTCAACTAAAAATACTCAGCAGTATGAATTGATAAACTATTATTGGTTTGAAATAGCTGGATATATGTTTGATTTTAATGATGTGAATACTTTTGAGAGTTCAAATAATTCATATTATAGAAAACTATCAATAGAAGCTTTAAATAATTTAGCTTTTTTATTTGAAAGAAATGGTCATTTTGAACAAGCAATTTTGTTAAATCAATATTTATATGAAATAAATCCAAATAAGTATGCTTTAAATATTTGTTCTTTATATGAAAGAATGGGACAGTTTGAAAAAGCTTATGAAACATTACCTAAAAAGTTAAATTTAGGAAAAAATGAAAAACCTTCAGATATTGAAATAAGATATTATCAAAGAAAAGCAGCTTGGATTATAATTAGTCAAAGAAATGAAGCTTTAAAACAAGAAGCAATAGAATCTTTAGATAAATTAGAAAAACTTTTATTTTCACATAATGATGAAAATGAACCTTTATGGTTGTGGCATTTTTATAATATTAAAGCAAATCTTAATGAATGGGATGAAAATTATGATGAAGCAATAAATTTTTATAAAAGATGCCTAGCAATACCAGCTTTAGGAGCTTTTGAATATGGAGCTACTTTTGTAAATATGGCTATTTCTTATAGATTTAAATATATTTTACAAAAAATTAAAGAAGAAAAAATTATAAATAAATCAATAAAACTTGGTCGTTTAGGTATGATTTTAAAAGAATCAGTTGGAGATAGAGATGAAATGCCTATTGTTTTACACAATTTTGCTTTAAATATCTTATATAAAATTTCAAATGATATGGATGTTACTCTTTGTAATGAAGTTTTAAAAGCTACAAATGAAGCTTTAGAAATATTAGAAAGAACTAAATCTATAAAAAGATTGGGTATGGTTTTAATTGAAAATTATATAGTTAAATGTTTATTAAAAATAGATATTAAAGATGTAGTTATAAAATTGGAAAGTCATATTGAATTTTTGGGGCAAAGTGAGTTAAATCAACTATTAAATATATACAAAGAGTTTGAAAAAAACAATAAAATAAAAAAATTAGAATTTTTAGATAAATTAATTTGA
- a CDS encoding response regulator transcription factor, with protein sequence MLKTVRNIRKLYNAKLLFISNDASVKQAIESEFDDYFKELKMVSTIEDALSLACSNNYDMCIIDADNESISFSELCSQLFQVAPTLPKIVISSSDDNENIVTAINSGAYTFLSKPLRAKDVKLAVIMCLNQTKRGDKIEFENGIYFDEYRDQFFKSGGILIDFTRLEKSFLKLLITRRNEITDYDTIKDVVWKGKDMSIYTMRNIVNKIRQKTYYEIIKNHSNKGYTIDISKNS encoded by the coding sequence ATGTTAAAAACAGTAAGAAATATAAGAAAGTTATACAATGCTAAGCTACTTTTTATAAGTAATGATGCATCTGTTAAACAAGCTATTGAAAGTGAATTTGATGATTATTTTAAAGAGTTGAAAATGGTTTCAACTATTGAAGATGCTTTATCTTTGGCTTGTTCAAATAATTATGATATGTGTATTATTGATGCAGACAATGAGAGTATTTCATTTTCTGAATTGTGTTCTCAATTATTTCAAGTAGCACCAACTTTACCAAAAATAGTTATATCTAGTTCTGATGATAATGAAAATATAGTTACAGCAATTAATTCAGGTGCTTATACTTTTTTATCTAAGCCTTTAAGAGCGAAAGATGTAAAATTAGCTGTTATTATGTGTTTAAATCAGACAAAAAGAGGTGATAAAATAGAGTTTGAAAATGGTATATATTTTGATGAATATAGAGACCAGTTTTTTAAATCTGGTGGTATATTAATTGATTTTACTAGATTAGAAAAATCATTTTTAAAACTATTAATTACAAGAAGAAATGAAATTACTGATTACGATACAATAAAAGATGTAGTATGGAAAGGCAAAGATATGTCTATTTATACTATGAGAAATATTGTGAATAAGATTAGACAAAAAACTTATTACGAAATTATAAAAAATCATTCTAATAAGGGTTATACAATCGATATTAGTAAAAATAGTTAG